Proteins encoded within one genomic window of Cucumis sativus cultivar 9930 chromosome 3, Cucumber_9930_V3, whole genome shotgun sequence:
- the LOC101211770 gene encoding uncharacterized protein LOC101211770 isoform X2: MVSINHFSLWVSLSSLFFSLFSFLFRSFNEGKIVESSVVVHGGDDDVSLSPEDETKGGGVIESLEKERNEFSFSFKFQTYEEFSKSNKENICCEKLDWSGGSSSLGNRYEILPEKSTSHFVEEAEIPSYTVEVLNSCLNHGVLGNESEVSGKVLEHEIVSQEITECSTVDGTEEVSGKFFKFEAVEEEKPFTKFEDEEEEITERFRNEKEESSPKIQSEEEEEEEEDNDFLKETDFAGSDSDADVDIGGRFLSDTDFDLDFKTGGYEPDDEINVEESEKSAEGNGKGEEDSEELNGLETEWEHQELIEQLKMELKKVRATGLATIFEESESPKIMGELKPWKIDEKFQHGDLMEELHKFYRSYRERMRKLDILNYQKMYAMGVLQSKDPLNSFSSNDKSSSSSSIISAFTHNLRLYRRNKCQVDPMKDFIREVHCDLEMVYVGQLCLSWEFIQWQYEKALDLWESEPHGLHHYNEVAGEFQQFQVLLQRFLENEPFEGPRVENYVKHRCVARNLLQVPVIREDKRRDRRKGRRGKLEDGYEAITSDMLVEMLQESIRVIWQFIRADKDCHHSTNGSLKRPKKLQVELQEPADEQLLTHIQIDLQK, from the exons ATGGTGTCTATTAATCATTTCTCTCTCTgggtttctctctcttctctgtttttttccctttttagcTTCCTCTTCAG GTCTTTTaatgaggggaaaattgtGGAAAGTTCGGTAGTTGTTCATGGCGGTGATGATGATGTTTCACTGTCGCCGGAGGATGAGACTAAGGGCGGGGGTGTGATTGAGAGTTTAGAGAAGGAAAggaatgaattttcttttagtttcaaGTTCCAAACGTACGAGGAATTTAGCAAAtcgaataaagaaaatatttgttgcGAGAAACTGGATTGGAGTGGTGGTTCTTCATCATTGGGCAACAGATATGAGATTTTGCCGGAGAAAAGTACGAGCCACTTTGTGGAAGAAGCTGAAATTCCGAGCTATACGGTAGAAGTTTTGAATTCTTGTTTGAATCACGGGGTTTTAGGAAATGAGAGTGAAGTTTCTGGGAAAGTTTTGGAACATGAAATTGTTAGCCAGGAAATTACAGAGTGCTCCACTGTCGATGGAACAGAGGAAGTTTCCgggaaattttttaaatttgaagctgtagaggaagaaaaaccctttacaaaatttgaagatgaagaagaagaaattacgGAGAGATTTCgaaatgagaaagaagaatCTTCCCCGAAAATTcaaagtgaagaagaagaggaagaagaagaagacaatgACTTTCTAAAGGAAACAGATTTCGCCGGTTCCGATTCAGACGCCGATGTGGACATCGGAGGCCGGTTTCTCTCCGATACTGATTTTGATTTGGATTTCAAAACTGGCGGGTACGAACCAGACGACGAGATAAACGTAGAAGAATCGGAGAAGTCGGCGGAGGGAAATGGAAAAGGAGAAGAGGATTCAGAAGAGTTGAATGGATTGGAAACAGAGTGGGAACATCAAGAACTGATTGAACAATTAAAAATGGAGTTAAAGAAAGTGAGAGCAACAGGGCTAGCCACCATTTTTGAAGAATCAGAGTCACCGAAGATAATGGGAGAATTGAAACCATGGAAGATTGATGAGAAATTTCAACATGGTGATTTAATGGAAGAGCTTCATAAATTCTATAGATCTTATCGAGAACGTATGAGGAAATTGGATATCTTGAATTACCAGAAGATGTATGCAATGG GAGTTTTGCAATCAAAGGACCCACTAAACTCATTTTCAAGCAATGACAAATCTTCGTCGTCGTCATCAATCATCTCTGCTTTCACACACAACCTAAGGCTATACAGACGAAATAAATGTCAAGTGGACCCGATGAAAGACTTCATAAGAGAAGTTCATTGTGATTTGGAGATGGTATATGTGGGGCAGTTGTGTCTTTCTTGGGAATTCATTCAATGGCAATATGAAAAGGCTTTAGATTTATGGGAATCTGAACCTCATGGACTTCACCATTACAATGAAGTTGCTGGTGAGTTCCAACAATTCCAAGTTCTCTTGCAAAGATTTTTGGAGAACGAACCTTTTGAAGGCCCCAGAGTCGAGAATTACGTCAAGCATCGATGTGTAGCTCGTAATCTTCTTCAAGTACCCGTCATAAGAG AGGATAAAAGGAGGGATagaaggaaaggaagaagagggAAATTAGAAGATGGATACGAAGCAATCACAAGTGATATGCTTGTAGAGATGTTGCAAGAGTCAATCAGAGTAATTTGGCAGTTCATTAGAGCAGATAAAGATTGTCATCACAGTACAAATGGAAGCCTAAAACGCCCAAAAAAGTTGCAAGTAGAACTCCAAGAACCAGCTGATGAGCAACTTCTTACTCACATCCAAATAGATCTACAAaag taA
- the LOC101211770 gene encoding uncharacterized protein LOC101211770 isoform X1 gives MVSINHFSLWVSLSSLFFSLFSFLFRSFNEGKIVESSVVVHGGDDDVSLSPEDETKGGGVIESLEKERNEFSFSFKFQTYEEFSKSNKENICCEKLDWSGGSSSLGNRYEILPEKSTSHFVEEAEIPSYTVEVLNSCLNHGVLGNESEVSGKVLEHEIVSQEITECSTVDGTEEVSGKFFKFEAVEEEKPFTKFEDEEEEITERFRNEKEESSPKIQSEEEEEEEEDNDFLKETDFAGSDSDADVDIGGRFLSDTDFDLDFKTGGYEPDDEINVEESEKSAEGNGKGEEDSEELNGLETEWEHQELIEQLKMELKKVRATGLATIFEESESPKIMGELKPWKIDEKFQHGDLMEELHKFYRSYRERMRKLDILNYQKMYAMGVLQSKDPLNSFSSNDKSSSSSSIISAFTHNLRLYRRNKCQVDPMKDFIREVHCDLEMVYVGQLCLSWEFIQWQYEKALDLWESEPHGLHHYNEVAGEFQQFQVLLQRFLENEPFEGPRVENYVKHRCVARNLLQVPVIREDKRRDRRKGRRGKLEDGYEAITSDMLVEMLQESIRVIWQFIRADKDCHHSTNGSLKRPKKLQVELQEPADEQLLTHIQIDLQKKEKRLKEIVRSGHCILKKLKKNEENEETEGALCFFCEVDMKLVGRVLRMSRLTTDQLIWCSNKLSRISFSNRKIHVEPSFFLFPC, from the exons ATGGTGTCTATTAATCATTTCTCTCTCTgggtttctctctcttctctgtttttttccctttttagcTTCCTCTTCAG GTCTTTTaatgaggggaaaattgtGGAAAGTTCGGTAGTTGTTCATGGCGGTGATGATGATGTTTCACTGTCGCCGGAGGATGAGACTAAGGGCGGGGGTGTGATTGAGAGTTTAGAGAAGGAAAggaatgaattttcttttagtttcaaGTTCCAAACGTACGAGGAATTTAGCAAAtcgaataaagaaaatatttgttgcGAGAAACTGGATTGGAGTGGTGGTTCTTCATCATTGGGCAACAGATATGAGATTTTGCCGGAGAAAAGTACGAGCCACTTTGTGGAAGAAGCTGAAATTCCGAGCTATACGGTAGAAGTTTTGAATTCTTGTTTGAATCACGGGGTTTTAGGAAATGAGAGTGAAGTTTCTGGGAAAGTTTTGGAACATGAAATTGTTAGCCAGGAAATTACAGAGTGCTCCACTGTCGATGGAACAGAGGAAGTTTCCgggaaattttttaaatttgaagctgtagaggaagaaaaaccctttacaaaatttgaagatgaagaagaagaaattacgGAGAGATTTCgaaatgagaaagaagaatCTTCCCCGAAAATTcaaagtgaagaagaagaggaagaagaagaagacaatgACTTTCTAAAGGAAACAGATTTCGCCGGTTCCGATTCAGACGCCGATGTGGACATCGGAGGCCGGTTTCTCTCCGATACTGATTTTGATTTGGATTTCAAAACTGGCGGGTACGAACCAGACGACGAGATAAACGTAGAAGAATCGGAGAAGTCGGCGGAGGGAAATGGAAAAGGAGAAGAGGATTCAGAAGAGTTGAATGGATTGGAAACAGAGTGGGAACATCAAGAACTGATTGAACAATTAAAAATGGAGTTAAAGAAAGTGAGAGCAACAGGGCTAGCCACCATTTTTGAAGAATCAGAGTCACCGAAGATAATGGGAGAATTGAAACCATGGAAGATTGATGAGAAATTTCAACATGGTGATTTAATGGAAGAGCTTCATAAATTCTATAGATCTTATCGAGAACGTATGAGGAAATTGGATATCTTGAATTACCAGAAGATGTATGCAATGG GAGTTTTGCAATCAAAGGACCCACTAAACTCATTTTCAAGCAATGACAAATCTTCGTCGTCGTCATCAATCATCTCTGCTTTCACACACAACCTAAGGCTATACAGACGAAATAAATGTCAAGTGGACCCGATGAAAGACTTCATAAGAGAAGTTCATTGTGATTTGGAGATGGTATATGTGGGGCAGTTGTGTCTTTCTTGGGAATTCATTCAATGGCAATATGAAAAGGCTTTAGATTTATGGGAATCTGAACCTCATGGACTTCACCATTACAATGAAGTTGCTGGTGAGTTCCAACAATTCCAAGTTCTCTTGCAAAGATTTTTGGAGAACGAACCTTTTGAAGGCCCCAGAGTCGAGAATTACGTCAAGCATCGATGTGTAGCTCGTAATCTTCTTCAAGTACCCGTCATAAGAG AGGATAAAAGGAGGGATagaaggaaaggaagaagagggAAATTAGAAGATGGATACGAAGCAATCACAAGTGATATGCTTGTAGAGATGTTGCAAGAGTCAATCAGAGTAATTTGGCAGTTCATTAGAGCAGATAAAGATTGTCATCACAGTACAAATGGAAGCCTAAAACGCCCAAAAAAGTTGCAAGTAGAACTCCAAGAACCAGCTGATGAGCAACTTCTTACTCACATCCAAATAGATCTACAAaag aaagaaaaaaggctAAAGGAAATTGTGAGAAGTGGACATTGCatattgaagaaattgaaaaagaacgaagaaaatgaagagacaGAAGGTGcattatgtttcttttgtgAAGTTGATATGAAGTTGGTGGGCAGAGTTCTTAGAATGTCAAGATTAACAACTGACCAATTGATTTGGTGTAGCAACAAATTGAGTAGAATTAGTTTCtctaatagaaaaatacatgTAGaaccttctttctttctttttccctgTTGA